Sequence from the Sphingosinicella ginsenosidimutans genome:
CATGTCCCGCGCGACGCGCTGGAGCAGGGCATCGGCGTCGAGCTTGAGGCCGGTCGGATCGTGGAGGCCGGCGATGGCGCCGCCCGCGCCCGTCCGCAGCGCCGGGCACAGTCGCGCGATCGCGGCGGCATCCACCGGCTCGATCGAATCGCTGAACTCGGACATCGCGGCGCCGAGCGCATCGAGCCGCGGCCGCGACTCCTCGTCCGCGAAATAGAGCGAGGACGCGGTCCTGGCGAGCGCCGGATCGTCCTGGAAAAAGGCGCGGCTCCACGCCGTCATCGCGCGCACCGCCTCGCCCCCGATTCCGTAATGGCTGAACGCGACGCTTCGCCCCGAACTGTGATATCCGGTGGCGTCCTCCGCCTCCAGGACCAGCACCCGGCCGTGCGCCGCGAGGCGCGCCGCCGCCGACAGACCGGCGATCCCGCCGCCGATGATCAGGAAATCCGCGTCGCTCATGGCGAGCGTGTCTAGCCGATCATCGGCCTGCGGGGAAAGGGATCAGCCGATGGTCCGCAAAGGCTCGCGCCCCGCCGGTGCCGGCGCGAAAGCGGCGACGTCGCGTCCCATCAGCCCGTCGACGATCCGCCGGGCCGCCCCGCCGTCGCCATAGATGTCGGCGGGGCGCGGCGCAGCCGGGGCGTCGAGCAGCTGCGTCGCCGCCGTCGCGATGCGTTCCGGATCGGTGCCGACCAGGGTGGCGAGGCCGGCGGCGATGCCCTCCGGTCGTTCGGTCGTGTCGCGAAGCACGAGGACCGGGCGGCCGAGCGCCGCCGCTTCCTCCTGCACCCCGCCCGAATCGGTGAGGATGAGGTCCGCGCGCGTCATGGCGTGGACGAAGGCGGCCAGATCGAGCGGCGCGACCAGGCGGACGTTGGGCGCGCGGCGCAGCGCTTCCCCGGCCGCGGCTGTCAGCGCCGGATTGGGATGGAGCGGCCAGACGATCTCGACATCGTCGCGCTTCGCCAGCGCCGCCACCGCCTCGCAGATCGCGAGGAACGGCGCGCCGAGGCTCTCGCGGCGATGCGCGGTCACCAGCACCAGCCGGCGGCCCGGCGGGATCGCCAGGGCGGCTTCGGCCTCGGCGCGGAGCGCGGGATCGGCGGCCAGCCGGTCGCGAACCATGAAGAGCGCGTCGATGCCGCTATTGCCGGTCACGAAGACGCGGCCGTTCAGCCGCTCGGCGGCGAGCTGCGCCTTCGCGAGCGGAGTCGGCGCGAAGTGGAGATCGGCCATCAGCGCGATGGCGCGGCGGTTCATCTCCTCCGGAAAGGGCGCGCGCGCCGCATAGGTGCGAAGCCCCGCCTCGACATGGGCGACGGGGATCGATCGGTGGAAGGCAGCGGTCGCGGCGGCGAGCGCGGTGGTGGTGTCGCCCTGGACGATCACCCGATCCGGCCGGGCCTTGACCAGCACCTCGTCGATCGCCGCGATCGCGCGGCCGAGCAGGCGCCCGATCGGCTGGCCCGGCTCCATCAGGTCGAGATCGAAATCCGGCGCCAGGCCAAAGAAGGACAGCGGCCCGGCGATCAAGTCGCGGTGCTGGCCGGTCAGGCAGAGCAATGGCTTCACCTGCGGTTCGCGGGCGAGCGCCGCGACCACGGGGGCGAGCTTCACCGCCTCCGGCCGCGTCCCGGCGATCGCCAGCATCCGCATTGCGCGCACCCCCCAGCCCCGCGGAGAGTTAAGCACAGCCCGGTGATCCTGCAAAGCCGGCGCCCGCGCTCAGCGCGCCGTGCGGCGGGCGTCGTCGCGGCCCGCGATATAGGCGGCGCAGCTCGCGCGCAGCGAGGCGCTTTCGCCCGCCGACAGCGCATAGGCGCTGGCGAGGCCGGCGATGAACGAGGCCGGATCGCGCTGGTTGCCGGCGGCGCGGCAGATCGTCGTCACCTGCGCGAAATCGAGCGATCCGGCGCTGGCGCGGCGGACCTGGGTTTGCGGCGACCGCGCGGCCCGGGCCGGCGCGGCGCGATGCGGCTGCAACTGCTCGGCGCGGGCCTGAAGCTCGAGCGTGCGGCGATCGATTTGCGGCAGCGCCGGCTTGGCGGCCAGCATGGCGGCGAGAAGAATGACCATATATGCCCCCGGTAAAGGTTCCCGATGGCCTCGTAGTTATACGGTAATCGGTAAAGAAGGCGTTAACCATACCGCCAGCTTTTCTGCCATTCTCGCGGGCGGTTTTCCAAAGGTTTGCCAGTACCTCATACGTTCCGCTCCCATTTCAGCACCGCCGCGCTCGCGAGAGATGACTGCGCGCGGGCCTTGGCGTAGTGCTCGACAAGCTGCATCGTCTGGCCCGTGATCGCCGCCGTTTCCGCCGTCGTGCAGCCGGCCTCAAGCAGCGCGTTCACCGCGTTCTTGCGGAGGCCATGCGGCACGATTCTGGCCCCGAGCTTGCCGGCAAAGCGCTGAAGCCGTTGCCTCAGCGCGAGCGTGCCGATGGGCTGACCGGCCCGACTTCCCGGGATGATGAAGCCCGCGCCTCGCTTATGACGCGCCAGTTCGGCCGACAGCGCGGCATGGAGGCGGATTTCGAGACGCTTACCCGTCTTTTGCTGGCGGATGTGGAGCACGTTGTCGCGAATGTCCTGCCACCGGATCGTGGTCACGTCGCCGATCCTCTGGCCTGTGTAATAGAGCAGGTGGACGGCGAGACGCGTAATCGGCTCGTCCGCTTTCAGTGCCGCGTCCAGGACATATACGGGCCACGGATCGTGCTCGCCCTGTATGTCGAGCGGGGCCACGTTGGCGGCCGGATCGTTGGCGACATGGCCTCGCGCACGCCCCCATTTCCAGATCGTCCGGATGACCGCCAGCACCATGTTCGCGGCGCCCGGCGTGTCGCCTCTGGCGTCGATCAGGCGCGCTACATCGGATTGCTCGATCCGCCCGGCCGGCGCGGTCGGGAGCATCTTGCGGATATAGGCGATGGCGAACCCGTAGGCGCGCTTCGTGGACATGCTCAGGCTCAGATATTTGGGGCTGCGCTCGTACAGGTCGATCAGCGCGGGGACGGTCAGCTCGGCGATCAGCGCGTCCCGCCGTGTCCGTCCGGCCAGGAACGAGGCATAGGCGGCGCCGAACCCCGCGTCATCCAGATCGGGCAGGCGCGCCAGTATCTCGCGTCCATTCTCGCCGATCCGCCCGGTGCGGAAGTAGCAGTACCGCCGGCCCTTCGCCCGCGTGACCTTGACGTAGAGAAGCGATTTATGCCGCATATAGGGGCTGACCCTTCCTCCAGTCAGTATTCTCGCCCTCGCCGGCCATTGCCGCAAGCGCTTCGTCGAGTGCAGCACGGCTCCAGTGATCCCGATTTCCGAGGCGGAAGGGCTGCGGCAGGCGGCCGGACGTGACCTCCCGCTCGAACTCGGACACGGCGAGATCGCAATAGGCGGCCGCTCGCTGGCGGGTCATGGCGCGCGGCGGATAGGGATAGTCTCTCGTCACCTACCCCTCCATCCCGGCGCGTGCGCGGCAAGCGGCGGCGCAGAGGGCGAGGGGCAACGTCACAGCTTCGCCCGTCGCACTCTCATAGTCCATCGAGAACCGCGCACGCATGGCGGGCGTTTCGAGTTGGGCACATGGCCTGGTGTATTCGGTGGCCAGATACAGCACGCCGTCCCACCCCTCAGGCACCAGCGTCAGCGCGGCGTCGAGAGAGGCGGTGACCGCACGAAGAGGCTGAACATATCCGTCCCGATCCGCTGGCCCAAGGCGACCTCCATAGGAGGCGTTGACCTTGACAAAGCGCGCGTCCCGTTCACCGGGATACAGGGCATCCCATATGTCGCAGTCGAGCTGGTAGTTGGCCCCCGTCGCCGCCTCTATCCTCTCGGCCAGGTCGAGCCATTGCTGGGCGGTGGTCATGGGCGGGTCCGGAACAGGCGGTGAAGGAAATTGCGGGTCGCGACGATGACGGGCAGTAAGATGCTCACCGGGAAATGCGTGATTGTGTTTGCCGGGATGCGGGCGATAAGCTCGCCGTCCACTTGTCCGTTTAGGCCAAGCGAGCGAAGACGGCTGCGCGCATCGTCAAAGCTGGCGGCCTTGATCTCCGCGCTCCACTGCGCGCCCTGATAGTTGTAGGAAAGCAAATAGGTCTTAAATTTCATCACTTCCTCCCGCTCTCCCGATCGACAAGGGCAGCGCGCCGTCTCGCTCTGGCTCATGTCGGCTGCCGGCGTGTTCTGCGGCATGGGCTTTGCCGGCGTGATCCTGCTGCTGTGGCTCGGCGGGTGGAGCGCGGCGAGCGAGCATCAGCGCATCGCCTCGATCAGCCTGATGGGAGCGGGCTTTCCGCTCGGCATGATCGCCGTGATCCTCGCGCTTGCGGTTGGCGGGCCGGTAGGGCGATTCAAGGCGGGGGCGGGGCGGGACGGCGCGACTTTCGAGCTTGAGGATCATGATGACGCTCCAAGCGCCACGGTGACGACGACCACGGAGGTGAAGTGATGTTCGGCCTCTCCCTCCCCTGGCTCAACGGGCTCACCGCCAAGCTGATCGGCGCCGGGATCGCGCTCGTCCTGCTTGTCGCGGCCTTCGTGGCGCACGGTAACCACCGCTATCACGCCGGACAGGCATCGATGCAGCCCGCGATCGACCGACTGAACGAGGCGCTCGCTCAGGCCCGCGCCAACATCGCCACGCTACAGGCGGCGGTGGATCAGCAGAACGCGGCGGTGGACCGGCTGCATAGTGAAGGCGAGGCGAGGGCGGAACAGGCCCGCCAAGCCGCTGCGGAGGCCGCCAGCCGCGAAACCTCCGCTCGGGAGACGACCCGGAGGGCCTTGGAAGCGCCGGGACGCTCCACGGGGCTTACAGCGGATGAATGGGGGCAGCTTTAGGGTTTCGGCGATTGCCGGAAGCGGGCCGCGCGCATCCAGCGGCAGGTCGAAACAAAGGATTTGGAACATGAATAGTCTTGAAGTCACCGAGGCGGAAAGTGCCGCCATTGCCGTCGCTCCCCGTGTCACGCTGGAGAGCATGGAGTCCAAGATCGCGAGCGAGAGCTACACTGTTATCGACGGCGTGCTGACGCTCTGCACGATCAAGATGAAAAACGGATTCTATGTGACTGGCGAGAGCGCGCCGGCCTCGCCCGAAAACTTCAATGCCGATCTCGGCAAGAAGTTCGCCCGCGAGAACGCAATTCGCCAGCTTTGGAAGCTGGAGGGATACGCTCTCCGCGAGAAGCTGGCAAAGGCCGCATGAGCGCGGCTCACATCATGATGGCGGGGGCGGCGTTTGCTGCCCTCGCCGGCTGCGCCACCCCGCCCGCCCCAGAGCCGCGCATCGTCACGCAAACGGTCAACGTGCCGGTGCGCGCGCCGTGCCCAGATCCGGCCGACGTGCCGCAGGTGCCGCGCAGGGTGGCGGAGGAGCATCCCACCATGCCCGCCGATCCGAACGAGCAGGGCCGCATCCTCGCCGCCAAGGTGATCGAGCTGTTCGGCTATGCGATGCGGGCGGATGCTTTGCTTCGCGGATGCAGCGGGCCTTAGGATCATCTTGCCGGCGCCGGCAAATTGATCAACGCTTCACAAAGCGGGATAAGGACTGGGGCCTCCGGTCGAGCGCCCGTATCGCCTTGCCGGCGCCGGCAAACCGATCACCAATTCCACCCCATCCCCATCCCGCCCCGGATCAGATTCACCGCGAGCATGGCGCAGATCACGGCGACGATGAGGGCGAATTCGAGGCGGAGTTTCAACGGTGGAGCGTTCCCTCGCGTCCCGCTCACGCCGCCCGCTCCTCGAACAGGTTGCCTTGGCGCTCACGGCCGATAAAGCAGGCCGGCCCCTCCGCATTGGCGTCGAACAGATACCAGGCCGCGTTGTCCTTGCTGGTGAAGGGCGAGTCCTCAATCCACTTGACCCGGCCGACGCTCACGATCTTGCGGCACAGCGGCATGAACTCGGCGCTCTGGCGCGTGTGCATCCAGTCCGCATCGAACAGCAGCCATGTCGGCTTGTGCCGCGACAGGTTGAGGATGATCGGGTGCAGCACGCGCCGATCCCACGGCGGGTTGGTGATGTAGCAGTCGGTGTTGTGGCAAAGCGCCATTGTGGCATCGTCGCGGGCAATATCGGCCCGGCGCGGCTCAATGTCCCACGCGTCGACGCAGACATGACCGGCGGCCGTCAGATGATCCAGCAGGCGTCCGTCCCCGGCACACGG
This genomic interval carries:
- the wecB gene encoding non-hydrolyzing UDP-N-acetylglucosamine 2-epimerase, producing the protein MRMLAIAGTRPEAVKLAPVVAALAREPQVKPLLCLTGQHRDLIAGPLSFFGLAPDFDLDLMEPGQPIGRLLGRAIAAIDEVLVKARPDRVIVQGDTTTALAAATAAFHRSIPVAHVEAGLRTYAARAPFPEEMNRRAIALMADLHFAPTPLAKAQLAAERLNGRVFVTGNSGIDALFMVRDRLAADPALRAEAEAALAIPPGRRLVLVTAHRRESLGAPFLAICEAVAALAKRDDVEIVWPLHPNPALTAAAGEALRRAPNVRLVAPLDLAAFVHAMTRADLILTDSGGVQEEAAALGRPVLVLRDTTERPEGIAAGLATLVGTDPERIATAATQLLDAPAAPRPADIYGDGGAARRIVDGLMGRDVAAFAPAPAGREPLRTIG
- a CDS encoding site-specific integrase, with the translated sequence MLHSTKRLRQWPARARILTGGRVSPYMRHKSLLYVKVTRAKGRRYCYFRTGRIGENGREILARLPDLDDAGFGAAYASFLAGRTRRDALIAELTVPALIDLYERSPKYLSLSMSTKRAYGFAIAYIRKMLPTAPAGRIEQSDVARLIDARGDTPGAANMVLAVIRTIWKWGRARGHVANDPAANVAPLDIQGEHDPWPVYVLDAALKADEPITRLAVHLLYYTGQRIGDVTTIRWQDIRDNVLHIRQQKTGKRLEIRLHAALSAELARHKRGAGFIIPGSRAGQPIGTLALRQRLQRFAGKLGARIVPHGLRKNAVNALLEAGCTTAETAAITGQTMQLVEHYAKARAQSSLASAAVLKWERNV
- a CDS encoding Gp49 family protein; translated protein: MNSLEVTEAESAAIAVAPRVTLESMESKIASESYTVIDGVLTLCTIKMKNGFYVTGESAPASPENFNADLGKKFARENAIRQLWKLEGYALREKLAKAA
- a CDS encoding class I SAM-dependent methyltransferase, with the protein product MSKRAPQFERRERDFYPTPRDAVFPLLPHLAPATRFAEPCAGDGRLLDHLTAAGHVCVDAWDIEPRRADIARDDATMALCHNTDCYITNPPWDRRVLHPIILNLSRHKPTWLLFDADWMHTRQSAEFMPLCRKIVSVGRVKWIEDSPFTSKDNAAWYLFDANAEGPACFIGRERQGNLFEERAA